The DNA sequence CGTGTCGCTCAGGCGCTGGCGAGTCGCTTCGACCTTGGCGCCGTCGATGTCGGCAATGATGATCTTTGCCCCGCGCATACCGCAGAAATGCACGTTGCCACCGTCGCCACAGCCAACGTCCAGCAGAGTGTCGTCGGCGGTCACCGGGAAGCCTTTGAACAGCTCACCGGTTTCCTGATTGAACCAGCCGCTGAGCATCGCGTCGTGCAGGCCGAGCATGTAAGGGTCCACCTTGTCGGCGACCGGTGCGACAGCTTGTGCGGGGGCCGGAGCCGCCGTGAGTTTTTTCAAAAGGCTCAGCATGAGGTGGCTCCAGAGGACGAGACGGCAGTTCGCGAGCTTGCGAGGCGTTTCACCAGCGTGGCGCCTCGATTGCGCATGGGCATTTCGATCAAGCGGTAATTGAGTTCACTGAGCAGCACGATCAGGCCACCGGCAATCAGCAGCGTCACGATCGGATGCCCCGCCGGGCTCGGCAGGCCGGCGTCCTGTAAACGGAAGGTCAGTTCCCGCACCAGTTGATAGGCCGGGATGTGTATCAGGTAAATGCCGTAGGAACGGCTGCCGATCCATGCCATCAGCCGTTGCAGACCACCGGCCGGCAGCAGGTAATTGCGGTCGTACGAAGCGATCCACACCAGCACGGCGCTGAGCACGGCGATAGACCCGATGCGGTAACCGGCAAAGGTGAAGCGGTCGGTGGCCATGAAGCTCAGCAGCGCTCCGAGGCCGACCAGCGCGAGCAATCCGGTCCATGGCCGACGCAGGAATACAGGCTCCCAACGGCGATAACCCGGCTGCACGCTCCACATGGCCAACAGCACGCCCAGCGCCAGCGCATCGGTGCGAATCACCATCAGCAGCGGCGTGCGCACCGTAAACAACTGCACCGCCACCAGCGCCAGCAATGCCCACACCAGATGCTTGCGGCATAGCAGGATCACCAGCGGGAACAACAGGTAGAACTGCTCTTCCAGCGCCAGACTCCAGTAAACGAAACTGCTGCCGTATTCGTAATGAAAGAACGCATCGGCAAAGCGGAAATTGGCGTACTGCAACACCCCCGCCAAAGTGGCCTGGACGTTGGCTGACCACGTACCGAACGCACCTGATCGATTCAGAAACACACACGCCAGCAGCATCAGCGCCAGCCACAGCCAGGCCGACGGCAAAAGACGAAAGACCCGGCGCAGCCAGAAATTGCGCGTCTGCTCCCAGCACTCCTGGCGATTGCTGCAACCGCGCAGCGCCGGAATCAGACTGCGGGCGATGACAAACCCCGAGATGGCAAAAAACAGGTCGACGCCCCACCACGGCTGCGCAAAGGCATGGATCCTTTCAAGCAGCGGCACCGGGTCGGTGAACAGGCTGCCCTGCAAGTGATGAAACAGCACGCCGAGTACCGCGACAGCTCGCAAGACTTCAATGTCCATGATCCGCTTGCCGCTCATGACACATCTCCTGCATCGAGCGGTTTGCGGGCGATGATCACCTGGCTCTTGGGCATGAACCGGTCGAGCATCTGCTTGATCGCCATTCCATCGGGCTGCGCCAGCAAGTCCTGCCAGGTTCTGGCCCAGCTCTCCATCAACGGTGGATACGGCGCCTGGATCCGGTCGCGCACGGCACCGCCGAGATCACGTCCGGCTGCACGCTCGCTGGCCCAGAAAAAGATCATGCCCATGACCCAGAAGAACCCTGTGGCCTGACGATGCTCGATCACCAGACCGGCATCTTCCACCAATGCTGCGAAGCGTTCCGGGGTAAAAATCTGCACATGATTGGGTGACTGGTAATAACCCGCCGGGGCAATGCCCTGCTGCAAATGCTCGCCCACCGGTGCCGGCACGCTGAGCAGGTACAACGCACCGGGACGGCCCATGCGCACCAGCTCGGCCATGAACGGCTCGGGCTGGTCGATGTGTTCCAGCACTTCCATGCACACGACCTTGCTCGCACAGCCGTCGCTCAACGGCAGTGGCAGGCTGTTGCTGACCAGACCGAGACTGGCCTTGCGGCTCTGCGCTTCGACTTGCCGGGCAAGATCACGGACCTTGTCGTGTTCGCTGTCGGTGAAGATCACCGAGGCGCCCTGGCGCACGGCGAACAACGTCGCCACACCCTCACCGCAACCCACGTCGAGCAAGGTGTCGTCCGCATCAATGGCAAAGCCCTTGAGCAACTCGCCACTGTCGCCGTGAAACCAGCCGTCGAGCATGGCATCGTGCAGGCCGACGTCCCGTGGCGATACGCTGGCAGCCAGCGGTTCAGGCACAGAAACCGGCAAGGAGGCCGGCACCGATGGCGCAACCGGACGCAAACGCCGCAGCAATGCGCGGATCATATGCCCGTGGCTTCCGTTGCAGCGACAGCGCGAAGCTCATGCACTTGAGCGAGAAAATCGCGCAACCGCTGCCCGGCCACCGCCTGACTGCAGAACGCCTGCAGACTGGCAACGGCTTGCGCCGACATCTGCGCATATCGCCGGGGGTCGTTCTTCGCCACCTCATAGCTGTCGCGATAGGCCACACAGACCGACGCCCAGTTGGTCATGTAGCGCAATGTGCGGAACGCCTTGCGCGGATCGTGAGGCCAGGCCGTGAGTTCATCGGTGGACTCCACCACGAATGCGTTATCGGTACTCAGGTAATCGATCATCGCCGTGGTGCGCGGCGCCACGGCCGGTTTGCCGCAGGACATGAATTCCATCAGCGGCAGGCACTGGCCCTCGCCGTAGGAAGTGTTCACCACGTAACGGGTGGCCTGCACCAGACGCTCGTAGTCCGCGTCCGTGAGGTAGCCGTAGATCAGCACGATGCGGCAGCGGTAGGACTGGTTCTTGTACAGGTGATGGAGAATGTCGCCGAGCGCTTCTTCTGCATCGTGATGCGTGAGTTTGAGCACCAGCGTCGCGTCTTCGACCTCGCGGAACGTCACGCAAAAAGCGCTGAGCATGTCTTCCCAGTTCTTGCGGCCGTCACCGGGATTGAACACCGAGGTGTAGACAACACCGTCCAGCAGCAGCTCTTGCTCGCGCACCGGTGCCTGGAAATCGATGCCCTTGCCACGGCGCAGGTGTTTCGGGCCGAATGCGTCGAGATCGAGTTGACGACTGTCGGCGACCAGCCCCTTGATCGTCAGGCGCACCGGCCCTGTCGAGGGTTGGCCCTGAAGCTGTGCGCCTCGTTCTGCAAAGCGATCCCACACCGGCGCCGGCACCGCGACAATCGGGTAATCGGCGCCCATGGCCTCGCGCACGGCGTTGACCGTGTAACTGGAATGGGTGATCGCCGCGCCGCAGGCCCGGAGCACGGTGCGCCAGTCATTGCGCGGCTCATTGTCGAAAGGTTCGTTGGGGATGGTGCTGAATTCCCAGGCGAACACCGGCAGCGTCGGGCACGCCAGATGGACCGGCGTACGGTGCGGCGGCGAGAACGACAGAAACACGCACGGCTCGCCACGGGACAGGCACTCCAGATACAGCGCATCGACTTCGCGCGCCGGGTCGACGACTTCCACCACGCGCCCGAGGCGTTCGAGCACCGGCCGGTATTCCTTGAGCACGAAGTAATAGCTGTACTCCGAACGACCGAGGTTCTGCGCGATGGTGTGCTGGTTGGTTTCCGAGTGAATGATGATCAGCATGAGGCGTTGTCCGTCACGGGGGCAGCATCGGCAACCAGCGGAATCAGGCCGAAAAAGTCCGCCATGCGCCGCTGCACCGGGGCAAACGCGCAGTAATCGTGCATGCGTTCGACAGCCGCGGCAGACATGCGCGCGTACTCCTGCGGCTGTGCCTTGGCCATGCGGTAGCTGTTCTCGTAGGCGCTTTTGAGCGAAGCCCAGTCCGGCCGATAGCGCAGGGTGCGGTAAATGATGCGGGTGTCCTGGGGCCAGATCGTCAGCTCTTCGCTGGACTGGACGACGAAGGCCACCGAGTCATCGATGTAGTCTTCCATCGCCGTGTGGTCCGGGGCGATCACCGGTTTGCCGCTGGACATGAACTCCATCAGCGGCAGGCACAAGCCTTCGCAGCGTGAAGCATTGACGTAAAAACTGGCGGCCTGGTAAAGCCGCGCATATTGCGCATCGTCCAGATAACCGTGCATCACCAGCACCCGGCAGGCGAACGGTGACAGTTGCGCGAGCAGGGTCATCAGTTCGCTGTAGTAGGACGCCAGATCGTTCTGGGTAATCTTCAGCACCAGCGTGGCGTCGGGTGTTTCGCGAAAGGCCCAGCAGAACGCGGTGACCAGGTGGTGCCAGTTCTTGCGACCATCCCTGGGATTGAAAACGGTCACGTAGACCACGCCTTCCACCGTGGCCTCGACCACCGAGGAAGTGTCCGGCAGATCCAGCGGTGGTGGCTCGGCGACGACAATCGCATGCGGAGCGGCAATGGCCGGCAGGCGTTTCTCGAGCCAGGCGTGCGCGCGGTCCGAAAGCAGATCCTGCAGACCTTCCCAGTACCAGTGGTGCAGGTATTTCACCCGTTCTTCACCCGCGCCCAGCATCCACAGACGCAGATAATGGCGGGCAATGACCAGGCGTCGTTTGACCGTCAGCGGTGGCGGGCGCAGCGCCTCGATTTCAGCCAGTTGCTCGGCAGTCAGCGGTTTTGGCAGCAAGTCATCGGCAGACAGTCCCAGCGTGCGGCTGTCGAAAATGCAGCCCTTGATCGCCAGGGTCGCGCCTGGATTGATCGGTGCACTGACGTGCTGCTCACGAATGGCGGCGAAGTTTTCCCACAAGGGCGTCGGCAGCACGAGTACCGGAAAGTCCTCGCCCATGGCGCGGCGAATCGCGCGGGCGGTGTGGCTCGACAACGTGATGACCCGTCCTTGCCGTGCGAGCATCTGCGTCCAGTCGTGGCGCAGATCGCCGTCCCACGACTCGTCGGGGATCGAATCGAACTCCCATGCGATCACGCAGATCGTCGGGCATTCAAGGTCGGTCGGGGTATTCTGTGGTGGCGTGAAGGACAGGAAAACGCTGCTTTCACCGGCGGCGAGCAGTTGTCGATAAAGTGGGTCGACCTCGGCGCTGGTGGACACCACATGCACTCGTCCCAGGCTTTCCAGGACCGGGCGATAGGCCTTGAGCACGAAGTAGTAGCTGTATTCGGGACGCCCGAGACTCTGGCTGATGGAGCGGTCGTTGACGTCCGAGTAGAGAATGAAATTCATGGCATCCCACGGTGAAACCGCCATCCCGGCAGCTTCACGCTATGACGGCCGGGCGTCGGATCGAACCGGTATCAGCGGTGTTCG is a window from the Pseudomonas gozinkensis genome containing:
- a CDS encoding acyltransferase family protein → MSGKRIMDIEVLRAVAVLGVLFHHLQGSLFTDPVPLLERIHAFAQPWWGVDLFFAISGFVIARSLIPALRGCSNRQECWEQTRNFWLRRVFRLLPSAWLWLALMLLACVFLNRSGAFGTWSANVQATLAGVLQYANFRFADAFFHYEYGSSFVYWSLALEEQFYLLFPLVILLCRKHLVWALLALVAVQLFTVRTPLLMVIRTDALALGVLLAMWSVQPGYRRWEPVFLRRPWTGLLALVGLGALLSFMATDRFTFAGYRIGSIAVLSAVLVWIASYDRNYLLPAGGLQRLMAWIGSRSYGIYLIHIPAYQLVRELTFRLQDAGLPSPAGHPIVTLLIAGGLIVLLSELNYRLIEMPMRNRGATLVKRLASSRTAVSSSGATSC
- a CDS encoding class I SAM-dependent methyltransferase — its product is MIRALLRRLRPVAPSVPASLPVSVPEPLAASVSPRDVGLHDAMLDGWFHGDSGELLKGFAIDADDTLLDVGCGEGVATLFAVRQGASVIFTDSEHDKVRDLARQVEAQSRKASLGLVSNSLPLPLSDGCASKVVCMEVLEHIDQPEPFMAELVRMGRPGALYLLSVPAPVGEHLQQGIAPAGYYQSPNHVQIFTPERFAALVEDAGLVIEHRQATGFFWVMGMIFFWASERAAGRDLGGAVRDRIQAPYPPLMESWARTWQDLLAQPDGMAIKQMLDRFMPKSQVIIARKPLDAGDVS
- a CDS encoding glycosyltransferase, which codes for MLIIIHSETNQHTIAQNLGRSEYSYYFVLKEYRPVLERLGRVVEVVDPAREVDALYLECLSRGEPCVFLSFSPPHRTPVHLACPTLPVFAWEFSTIPNEPFDNEPRNDWRTVLRACGAAITHSSYTVNAVREAMGADYPIVAVPAPVWDRFAERGAQLQGQPSTGPVRLTIKGLVADSRQLDLDAFGPKHLRRGKGIDFQAPVREQELLLDGVVYTSVFNPGDGRKNWEDMLSAFCVTFREVEDATLVLKLTHHDAEEALGDILHHLYKNQSYRCRIVLIYGYLTDADYERLVQATRYVVNTSYGEGQCLPLMEFMSCGKPAVAPRTTAMIDYLSTDNAFVVESTDELTAWPHDPRKAFRTLRYMTNWASVCVAYRDSYEVAKNDPRRYAQMSAQAVASLQAFCSQAVAGQRLRDFLAQVHELRAVAATEATGI
- a CDS encoding glycosyltransferase, translating into MNFILYSDVNDRSISQSLGRPEYSYYFVLKAYRPVLESLGRVHVVSTSAEVDPLYRQLLAAGESSVFLSFTPPQNTPTDLECPTICVIAWEFDSIPDESWDGDLRHDWTQMLARQGRVITLSSHTARAIRRAMGEDFPVLVLPTPLWENFAAIREQHVSAPINPGATLAIKGCIFDSRTLGLSADDLLPKPLTAEQLAEIEALRPPPLTVKRRLVIARHYLRLWMLGAGEERVKYLHHWYWEGLQDLLSDRAHAWLEKRLPAIAAPHAIVVAEPPPLDLPDTSSVVEATVEGVVYVTVFNPRDGRKNWHHLVTAFCWAFRETPDATLVLKITQNDLASYYSELMTLLAQLSPFACRVLVMHGYLDDAQYARLYQAASFYVNASRCEGLCLPLMEFMSSGKPVIAPDHTAMEDYIDDSVAFVVQSSEELTIWPQDTRIIYRTLRYRPDWASLKSAYENSYRMAKAQPQEYARMSAAAVERMHDYCAFAPVQRRMADFFGLIPLVADAAPVTDNASC